ACGGTTTTCAACTGGTTGGCGGCCGGCTGCTGCCGGACGAAGAAGGGCCCGCGGCGCAATTCATGTATCAAAACGCGGCGGGCGAGCGGCTCACGCTCTATATGACAACGGCCACGATCCGGCGCAACGACACTCGCATCAAGACCCTGAGAGACGGCCAGCGCACGACGTTTTACTGGGCGTGGGACCGTGTCGGTTACGCGCTGTCGGGGCAAATTGGCGAAGCGAAGCTTCAGGCCATTGCGTACGACACGTGCAAGGAACTCGGCGGCGATCCCAAGAACTGGTAGTCATCGACCGATGCAACAAGGCCGCAGCGATGGTATTCGCTGCGGCCTTTTTTTACGTCCCGCGATAATCAATAGTAGCGATGCGGCGGCGGCGGGGCCACGTGATGCTCATGCCGGCGTTCCCACTCGCGCCGTTCCCAGTAACGATGACCGTCATAATAACGATCGCCGTGCCAGCCGACGGTGACGTGCTGCGGGGCATAGTGATGCACGTCCGCCGACGCGACATTAGCGAGGCCCATACCCAGCGCGGCGGCCAGGGAAGCGATCAGCAGGCTCTTTTTCGTCTTGTTCATGATGTTTGCTCCTATCTCGTTAGCTCAGCCAGCACACCCGCACTGTTTGAACTGCGATTCAGCGGATGCGAGTTTCAGAAGATTCGCAGCGGTTTAATAGCGGTAGTAATCGCGATGATGGTGATATCCGCCATCGCCCGGAACGACGATGCAGCCCGACAGCGCGCTGCTTAACACCACGCCCAACGCTGCAAGGATCGCTAGCTTCTTCATTGGTTTCTCTCCGTGTGAACCATGGAAACCAATTTAGCGGTTCGCAAAATGACAAGCCGTGTTCGTTTGTAAGCAAACGTATAACGTGAAATATTTACGATGGGCGTCTGTAAAGCGTTGTTGCAGAGTCGTGGCTGTTGCACGCGCGCGCGTGAAGGTTTATCCTGAACTACGATTCGATCTGTCGGAGTGAATATGTCCCACATCAGCACGGGCGTGGAGTACGCGCTGCACTGCATGCTCTATCTCGCCGAGCCGCCGCATGGCGTGCGCGAGGCGGGTGTGCGCGATCTCGCCGACCTGCAGGGCGTGCCGGCCGAGTATGTGGCCAAGCTGTTCACGAAGTTACACAAGGCCGGACTCGTCGTGGCGACGGAAGGCGCGCGCGGCGGCTTTGCGCTCGCGCGGCCGTCGAGTGAAATCAGCGTGCTCGATGTCGTCGATGCCATCGACGGCGACAAGCCGCTTTTCGATTGCAGGGAGATTCGCGCGCGCTGCGCGGTGTTCGGCGACGAAGCCCCGCCCTGGGCGACGAGCGGCGTCTGTGCGGTCCACGCCGTCATGAAGAACGCCGAGAAGCGCATGCGCGAGGCGCTCGCGGCGGACCGGCTCTCGGACCTGGCGGGCCGCGTTCACGCCAAGGCGCCGCGCACCTTCGGACCGCAGGTCGTCAAGTGGCTCGACGAACGCACGGGCCAGCGCCGCGCCGCAAAGAGTTGACCCTAGCGAACGATCTTCGGCTTCATGTTCGGCGTGAGCGAAACGCCGACCACGTGACCGTCGCGTACGCCGCAACGGCTGTCTACGCGAGTCCATTGCTGCTTGCCGCGCGCTTTGGCGAACGCGCGCATCACGATCACCTGGTCGACCGGAATCGGATTGCCGACACTGAAGATCGGAGTTTCGCTGTCGATCGTAGCCGACAGCACGCGACGATCGGGCACGATCAGCGTGTCGTACTTCGGCGCGTTCTCCACCCATCGGTCGATGGCCGCGACGCATTGCACCACCGGTTCCGGCACGTGGAGCTTGGTCAGATACGAATAGTCTTCCGGCAGGTCCGGCGTTTCCTGGGCCTGAACGAGCTGAAACATCGACGCCGAGAGCGAGAGCGCCAGCAATACGGGAGCAAGAGATTTATTCATGCGATGGCGATGAAAAAGGGCGTTCGGAGCGTATGGGCAAGCGCGGATCGCCGGGGCACGGATCGCGTGAGTGGCGCTGTGTATGCGATGCGCGCGCCTGCGCAGGGATGCCGCGAAGTATACCGTGTGAAGTTTTGTGACGTCGAGCGAATCGCGCATTCCGAATGCCGGTCGTAAGCAATGCGCGCCGCGTTGTATCCTTCGATGCAGGCCACTCATGTCGAAGAGGTGCGCGATGAAAGCAGTGCGATGGTCGCAGCAGGACGGCACCGGGCTCGAACATCTCGTGCTCGACGAGAGGCGCGAGGGCACCGTGATCGAAAGCGCGGTCGTGGGCGAGGATGGCGCGCACGCGTTCGGCCTCGTCTATCGCATCGAATGCGACGCGCGCTGGCAGGTTGTGCGCCTGGCGCTGAAGCTCGCGGGCGGCGCGACGCTCGATCTGCATCGCAAAGACGGCAACAACGGCGACGCGCACGCGTGGAGCGATGCGCACGGCGCGCCGTTCGAGTCGTTGCGCGGCTGCATCGACGTGGACGTCACCGCCACGCCTTTCACCAACACGCTGCCGATCCGGCGCATGAAGCTCGAACGCGGCGAGCGGCGCGTGATTCGCGTGGCCTACGTGCGTGTGCCCGAACTCAGCGTGAGCGCCGTGGAGCAGGCGTATACGTGCATCGAGCCGAATCATCGCTATCGTTATGAAGGGCTCGACACGGGCTTCACGGCGGATATCACGGTCGATGCGGACGGCCTCGTCGTCGACTATCCGGGTCTCTTCAGGCGCATCAAATGAAACGTCTCCCCAGGAAACATCACCCCGACGCCATTCACCGCGAGCGGCGATAATGCCTTGCATTGCACGATTCA
This portion of the Caballeronia insecticola genome encodes:
- a CDS encoding RrF2 family transcriptional regulator — encoded protein: MSHISTGVEYALHCMLYLAEPPHGVREAGVRDLADLQGVPAEYVAKLFTKLHKAGLVVATEGARGGFALARPSSEISVLDVVDAIDGDKPLFDCREIRARCAVFGDEAPPWATSGVCAVHAVMKNAEKRMREALAADRLSDLAGRVHAKAPRTFGPQVVKWLDERTGQRRAAKS
- a CDS encoding putative glycolipid-binding domain-containing protein; amino-acid sequence: MKAVRWSQQDGTGLEHLVLDERREGTVIESAVVGEDGAHAFGLVYRIECDARWQVVRLALKLAGGATLDLHRKDGNNGDAHAWSDAHGAPFESLRGCIDVDVTATPFTNTLPIRRMKLERGERRVIRVAYVRVPELSVSAVEQAYTCIEPNHRYRYEGLDTGFTADITVDADGLVVDYPGLFRRIK
- a CDS encoding BspC domain-containing protein translates to MNKSLAPVLLALSLSASMFQLVQAQETPDLPEDYSYLTKLHVPEPVVQCVAAIDRWVENAPKYDTLIVPDRRVLSATIDSETPIFSVGNPIPVDQVIVMRAFAKARGKQQWTRVDSRCGVRDGHVVGVSLTPNMKPKIVR